The following are from one region of the Halorussus rarus genome:
- the rnhA gene encoding ribonuclease HI: MPVIECDVEAAREKLADAGADVSAGNSDHERWRATHGDANAVAYDGKVVVQGSNPQDIEALLRDAGGHAYVYFDGASRGNPGPAAAGWVIVTSDGIAAEGGETIGRATNNQAEYEALIRGVRAARDYGFDSVEVKGDSELIVKQVTGAWDTNDPDLREHRVTVRELLAAFDDWELSHVPREINERADKLANEALDDA, from the coding sequence ATGCCCGTCATCGAGTGCGACGTGGAGGCTGCGCGCGAGAAACTGGCCGACGCCGGTGCCGACGTGTCGGCGGGCAACTCCGACCACGAGCGGTGGCGCGCGACGCACGGCGACGCGAACGCGGTCGCCTACGACGGAAAGGTCGTCGTGCAGGGCTCGAACCCCCAGGATATCGAGGCGCTGCTCCGAGACGCGGGCGGCCACGCCTACGTCTACTTCGACGGCGCGAGCCGCGGGAACCCGGGGCCGGCCGCCGCGGGCTGGGTCATCGTCACCAGCGACGGTATCGCGGCCGAGGGCGGCGAGACTATCGGGCGCGCGACCAACAACCAGGCCGAGTACGAGGCGCTGATCCGCGGGGTCCGGGCGGCCCGCGACTACGGCTTCGACTCGGTCGAGGTGAAGGGCGACTCGGAGCTCATCGTCAAGCAGGTCACGGGCGCGTGGGACACCAACGACCCCGACCTCCGCGAGCACCGGGTCACGGTCCGCGAACTGCTCGCGGCGTTCGACGACTGGGAGCTCAGCCACGTCCCGAGAGAGATAAACGAGCGCGCCGACAAACTGGCCAACGAGGCCCTCGACGATGCCTGA
- a CDS encoding tubulin/FtsZ family protein, with amino-acid sequence MKVVLIGVGQAGGKLTQRLAEYDQRMGFGAVQGALAVNSAEADLRELDLDTVLVGQERVKGHGVGGDNELGAEVMQSDATEVMDALDGRITAQAEAIFVVAGLGGGTGSGGAPVLAHELNQVYEMPVYGLGVLPGRGEGAMYQANAGRSLKTLVREADATLLIDNDAWHTSGESVGEAFEKINQNIAQRVGLLFASGEAVEGVGESVVDSSEVINTLRSGGIATLGFASAEAAEDAEANINTVTSITRRALLSNLSLPNAVEADSGLLVVAGQPETIPRKGVERARKWVEEETGSLQVRGGDFPLDSGRLAALILLGGVERSERIEEFLERAKQASKEADEPDRDPAEQFHNDQLDDLI; translated from the coding sequence ATGAAAGTCGTCCTGATTGGTGTCGGACAGGCCGGGGGGAAGCTCACCCAGCGCCTGGCCGAGTACGACCAGCGGATGGGTTTCGGCGCGGTCCAGGGGGCCCTCGCGGTCAACTCGGCCGAGGCGGACCTCCGAGAGCTCGACCTCGATACCGTCCTCGTCGGCCAGGAGCGCGTGAAGGGCCACGGCGTCGGCGGCGACAACGAACTCGGCGCCGAAGTGATGCAGAGCGACGCGACCGAAGTGATGGACGCCCTCGACGGGCGCATCACCGCGCAGGCCGAGGCCATCTTCGTCGTCGCCGGCCTCGGCGGCGGGACCGGGTCGGGCGGCGCGCCGGTGCTCGCCCACGAACTCAACCAGGTCTACGAGATGCCCGTCTACGGCCTCGGCGTCCTCCCCGGCCGGGGCGAGGGCGCGATGTACCAGGCCAACGCCGGCCGGTCGCTCAAGACCCTGGTACGCGAGGCCGACGCGACCCTCCTCATCGACAACGACGCCTGGCACACCTCCGGCGAGAGCGTCGGCGAAGCATTCGAGAAGATCAACCAGAACATCGCCCAGCGCGTCGGCCTGCTGTTCGCCTCGGGCGAGGCCGTCGAAGGGGTCGGCGAGAGCGTGGTCGACTCCAGCGAGGTCATCAACACGCTCCGTTCGGGCGGCATCGCCACGCTCGGGTTCGCCAGCGCCGAGGCGGCCGAGGACGCCGAGGCGAACATCAACACCGTCACCTCCATCACCCGTCGCGCCCTCCTCAGCAACCTCAGCCTCCCGAACGCCGTCGAGGCGGACTCGGGCCTGCTGGTCGTCGCCGGACAACCGGAGACCATCCCGCGGAAGGGCGTCGAGCGCGCGCGAAAGTGGGTCGAGGAGGAGACCGGCAGCCTCCAAGTCCGGGGCGGGGACTTCCCGCTCGACAGCGGCCGGCTGGCGGCGCTCATCCTGCTCGGAGGCGTCGAACGCTCCGAGCGCATCGAGGAGTTCCTCGAGCGAGCCAAGCAGGCGAGCAAGGAGGCCGACGAGCCCGACCGGGACCCGGCCGAGCAGTTCCACAACGACCAACTCGACGACCTGATCTAG
- a CDS encoding alkaline phosphatase family protein → MGLFDKLRGDDKPRVAFFGIDGVPYSFLEDHFNEFEHLAALADEGASGPIDSIVPPESSACWPALTTGVNPGQTGVYGFQDREIGSYETYVPMGRDVQATRLWDRVQEAGRDATVLNVPVTFPPQRNVQRMVSGFLSPGVDKASYPDELRDYLQSIDYKIDANPKLGHDEDKSEFIENAHETLDARYEAFKHYIQQDDWDLFFGVFMTTDRVNHFLYKHYEEDGEYKEEFVDFYRKVDRYLGEIRQNLPDDVTMLVASDHGFTSLDYEFYANTWLEQEGWLSYEDDDHEELGDISDDTEAYSLIPGRFYINLEGREPRGSVPESEYEDKRAQLKEALENLEGPDGRKVCDRVVEKEEAFHGDHEDIAPDLVAIPNYGFDLKAGFKGHDDVFGQGPRNGMHSFDNASLFVDDPEATVRDVDLYDIAPTILDLMEMEYDAGEFDGKSLV, encoded by the coding sequence ATGGGTCTCTTCGACAAACTCCGTGGCGACGACAAGCCCCGCGTCGCCTTCTTCGGAATCGACGGCGTGCCGTACAGCTTCCTCGAGGATCACTTCAACGAGTTCGAGCACCTCGCGGCGCTCGCCGACGAGGGCGCGTCCGGCCCGATCGACAGCATCGTGCCGCCCGAGTCGTCGGCCTGCTGGCCCGCGCTCACGACCGGCGTGAACCCCGGGCAGACCGGCGTGTACGGCTTCCAGGACCGCGAGATCGGCTCGTACGAGACCTACGTCCCGATGGGCCGGGACGTCCAGGCGACCCGGCTCTGGGACCGCGTGCAGGAGGCCGGTCGGGACGCGACCGTGCTGAACGTCCCGGTCACGTTCCCGCCCCAGCGCAACGTCCAGCGGATGGTCTCGGGCTTCCTCTCGCCCGGCGTCGACAAGGCGTCGTACCCCGACGAGCTCCGGGACTACCTCCAGTCTATCGACTACAAGATCGACGCCAACCCCAAGCTGGGCCACGACGAGGACAAGTCCGAGTTCATCGAGAACGCCCACGAGACCCTGGACGCCCGGTACGAGGCGTTCAAGCACTACATCCAGCAGGACGACTGGGACCTGTTCTTCGGCGTGTTCATGACCACCGACCGTGTCAACCACTTCCTCTACAAGCACTACGAGGAGGACGGCGAGTACAAGGAGGAGTTCGTCGACTTCTACCGGAAGGTCGACCGCTACCTCGGCGAGATCCGCCAGAACCTCCCCGACGACGTGACGATGCTGGTCGCCTCGGACCACGGGTTCACCTCGCTCGACTACGAGTTCTACGCCAACACCTGGCTCGAGCAGGAGGGGTGGCTCTCCTACGAGGACGACGACCACGAGGAACTGGGCGACATCAGCGACGACACCGAGGCCTATTCGCTCATCCCGGGCCGGTTCTACATCAACCTCGAGGGCCGCGAGCCCCGCGGGAGCGTCCCCGAGAGCGAGTACGAGGACAAGCGCGCCCAGCTCAAGGAGGCCCTCGAGAACCTCGAGGGCCCCGACGGCCGGAAGGTCTGCGACCGCGTGGTCGAGAAGGAGGAGGCGTTCCACGGCGACCACGAGGACATCGCGCCCGACCTCGTCGCCATCCCGAACTACGGCTTCGACCTCAAGGCCGGCTTCAAGGGCCACGACGACGTGTTCGGCCAGGGCCCCCGCAACGGGATGCACAGCTTCGACAACGCCTCGCTGTTCGTCGACGACCCCGAGGCGACCGTCCGCGACGTCGACCTCTACGACATCGCGCCGACGATCCTGGACCTGATGGAGATGGAGTACGACGCCGGCGAGTTCGACGGGAAGAGCCTGGTCTG
- a CDS encoding transcription initiation factor IIB, giving the protein MTRSTRQRERQAEAEQTEDESEGVRECPECNSDNLVKSSDRAELVCEDCGLVVEEEQIDPGPEWRAFNHQERQEKSRVGAPTTQTMHDKGLTTTIDWKDKDAYGRSISSKKRSQMHRLRKWQERIRTKDAGERNLQFALSEIDRMASALGVPRSVREVASVIYRRALKEDLIRGRSIEGVATSALYAACRKEGIPRSLEEISEVSRVERKEIGRTYRYISQELGLEMKPVDPKKYVPRFCSELELSEEVQTKANEIIETTAEEGLLSGKSPTGYAAAAIYAASLLCNEKKTQREVADVAQVTEVTIRNRYQEQIEAMGIHS; this is encoded by the coding sequence ATGACACGGTCCACTCGCCAGCGGGAGCGCCAAGCCGAGGCGGAGCAAACGGAGGACGAGTCAGAGGGTGTACGGGAGTGCCCCGAGTGCAACTCTGACAACCTCGTGAAAAGTTCCGACAGGGCGGAACTCGTGTGTGAAGACTGCGGACTGGTCGTCGAGGAGGAGCAGATCGACCCCGGTCCCGAGTGGCGCGCGTTCAACCACCAGGAGCGCCAGGAGAAGTCCCGCGTCGGGGCCCCGACCACCCAGACGATGCACGACAAGGGGCTGACGACCACCATTGACTGGAAGGACAAGGACGCGTACGGTCGCTCGATCTCCTCGAAGAAGCGCAGCCAGATGCACCGCCTGCGCAAGTGGCAGGAGCGCATCCGGACCAAGGACGCGGGCGAGCGCAACCTCCAGTTCGCGCTCAGCGAAATCGACCGCATGGCCTCGGCACTCGGCGTCCCGCGGTCGGTCCGTGAGGTCGCCAGCGTCATCTACCGGCGGGCGCTCAAGGAGGACCTCATCCGGGGGCGCTCCATCGAGGGCGTCGCCACCAGCGCGCTCTACGCGGCCTGTCGAAAGGAGGGCATCCCGCGAAGCCTCGAAGAGATCTCGGAGGTATCGCGCGTCGAACGCAAGGAGATCGGTCGAACCTACCGGTACATCTCCCAGGAGCTCGGCCTGGAGATGAAACCCGTCGACCCGAAGAAGTACGTCCCGCGGTTCTGTTCGGAACTCGAACTCAGCGAGGAGGTCCAGACCAAGGCCAACGAGATCATCGAGACCACCGCCGAGGAAGGGCTCCTCTCGGGCAAGTCGCCGACCGGCTACGCGGCGGCGGCGATCTACGCGGCGTCGCTGCTCTGCAACGAGAAGAAGACCCAGCGCGAGGTCGCCGACGTCGCCCAGGTCACCGAGGTCACCATCCGGAACCGCTACCAGGAACAGATCGAGGCGATGGGCATCCACAGCTAG
- a CDS encoding ATPase, T2SS/T4P/T4SS family, which translates to MRNPLARFRDAEPECACEPAFEGDRLVVDAADCPGAGDLTAEPACRESVVGALADREAESVVTRTDRLERAYEGESAALLVAAGRFVERGAFYDRSLADRAMRDPLGAARAAVGRAGPVGAIVAETSLAEFAQRAEGYADALRPFVGPPIARARVAPDPPPDAAFASTRRLATGATVRVYADDRALRTYHLEPVEHGFDDAALGVLAEAYELLAEGGVPAGERAPGRAVREVAGPDAPVEALAAALHKHTRGYGVLADFFADPDVSDVFATAPVDGNPIRVTVDGERMRTNVRLTDAGARALASRFRRSSGRAFSRAAPTLDATADLDAGAYVPAADDEGENGSGPRTATADGTVRVAGVTDPVSDGPGFAFRAHDATPWTLPALVANDTVSARAAALLSLAAERAAAGLVAGPRGAGKTTLLGALCWELPAATRTVVIEDTPELPVSALQRRGRDVQPLRTESGDGPGLEPPAALRTALRLGEGALVVGEVRGEEAAVLYEAMRVGASGDAVLGTIHGDGGTGVRERVVSDLGVPASSFAVTDLVVTLEAIPTPEGKRRRVKAIEEVVDGERFAALFEVGAADAQTNPDGEPGATGRIDRGNSRLVASLAAAGESYADVRAALADRRELLSRLAREGRTDPSAVVSAYADRRET; encoded by the coding sequence ATGCGAAACCCGCTCGCGCGATTCCGCGACGCAGAGCCCGAATGCGCCTGCGAGCCCGCTTTCGAGGGCGACCGCCTGGTGGTCGACGCGGCGGACTGCCCCGGCGCGGGCGACCTCACGGCCGAACCGGCGTGCCGCGAGTCGGTCGTCGGCGCGTTAGCCGACCGCGAGGCCGAGTCGGTCGTGACCCGGACCGACCGGCTCGAACGCGCCTACGAGGGCGAGTCGGCCGCGCTCCTCGTCGCCGCCGGCCGGTTCGTCGAGCGCGGAGCGTTCTACGACCGGTCGCTCGCCGACCGGGCGATGCGCGACCCGCTCGGTGCCGCCAGGGCGGCGGTCGGGCGCGCCGGGCCGGTGGGAGCCATCGTCGCCGAGACGAGTCTCGCCGAGTTCGCCCAGCGCGCGGAGGGGTACGCCGACGCGCTCCGGCCGTTCGTCGGCCCGCCGATAGCGAGGGCTCGCGTCGCGCCCGACCCGCCGCCGGACGCCGCCTTCGCGTCGACCCGCCGGCTCGCCACCGGTGCGACCGTCCGGGTCTACGCCGACGACCGCGCGCTCCGGACCTACCACCTCGAGCCGGTCGAACACGGCTTCGACGACGCCGCGCTCGGGGTCCTCGCCGAGGCCTACGAACTTCTCGCCGAGGGCGGGGTCCCCGCCGGCGAGCGGGCGCCGGGCCGGGCGGTCCGGGAGGTCGCCGGTCCCGACGCGCCGGTCGAGGCGCTCGCGGCCGCGCTCCACAAGCACACCCGCGGGTACGGCGTCCTCGCGGACTTCTTCGCCGACCCCGACGTCTCGGACGTGTTCGCCACCGCTCCGGTCGACGGGAACCCGATCCGCGTGACGGTCGACGGCGAGCGCATGCGGACCAACGTCCGGCTCACCGACGCCGGCGCGCGGGCGCTGGCCTCGCGGTTCCGCCGGTCGAGCGGCCGGGCGTTCTCGCGGGCCGCCCCCACGCTCGACGCGACCGCCGACCTCGACGCTGGGGCCTACGTCCCCGCCGCGGACGACGAGGGAGAGAACGGTTCCGGTCCGCGCACCGCTACCGCCGACGGCACGGTCCGGGTCGCGGGCGTCACCGACCCCGTGAGCGACGGCCCCGGATTCGCGTTCCGGGCTCACGACGCCACGCCCTGGACGCTGCCCGCCCTCGTGGCCAACGACACCGTCTCTGCACGGGCGGCCGCCCTGCTCTCGCTCGCGGCCGAGCGCGCCGCGGCCGGTCTCGTCGCCGGGCCCCGCGGCGCGGGCAAGACCACCTTGCTGGGCGCGCTCTGCTGGGAGCTCCCGGCCGCGACCAGAACCGTCGTCATCGAGGACACGCCCGAACTCCCCGTCTCGGCGCTCCAGCGCCGCGGCCGGGACGTCCAACCCCTCCGGACCGAGTCGGGCGACGGGCCTGGCCTCGAACCCCCTGCGGCGCTCCGGACAGCGCTCCGCCTCGGGGAGGGCGCGCTGGTGGTCGGCGAGGTCCGGGGCGAGGAGGCCGCGGTGCTCTACGAGGCGATGCGGGTCGGCGCGAGCGGCGACGCGGTGCTGGGCACCATCCACGGCGACGGCGGCACGGGGGTCCGAGAGCGCGTCGTCTCGGACCTCGGCGTCCCGGCCTCCTCGTTCGCGGTGACCGACCTCGTGGTGACGCTCGAAGCGATTCCCACCCCCGAGGGGAAGCGCCGGCGAGTGAAGGCCATCGAGGAGGTCGTCGACGGCGAGCGGTTCGCCGCCCTCTTCGAGGTCGGAGCGGCCGACGCCCAGACGAACCCGGACGGCGAACCCGGGGCGACGGGGCGGATCGACCGCGGGAACAGTCGGCTCGTGGCGTCGCTCGCGGCGGCCGGCGAGTCCTACGCCGACGTGCGCGCGGCGCTCGCAGACCGTCGGGAGCTGCTCTCGCGACTGGCCCGCGAAGGGCGGACCGACCCGAGCGCCGTGGTTTCGGCCTACGCCGACCGGAGGGAGACGTGA
- a CDS encoding DUF7108 family protein, with the protein MPDPDSATDSDSSDDGETTPSSEDDTLPEEVVERAERLTHRARDAVDDAEADAYREERGDLLAEHDYLARVREDDTGATLVLHPDEWVERVAPEEQRGEGGETAEVRIRTDRIEDTGRAVEVSLSGPGDPDEWETVEEHNREIAARVREAHGDVHGDNAAAFADFMGNHYARPVESATSGEIEEFLAEYFPRNAWPTEEQRAAVEESIDLVFEAVDE; encoded by the coding sequence ATGCCTGATCCCGACAGTGCTACCGATTCAGACAGCTCCGACGACGGTGAGACGACTCCTAGTTCCGAAGACGACACGCTTCCCGAGGAGGTCGTCGAGCGCGCCGAGCGACTGACCCATCGCGCGCGCGACGCGGTCGACGACGCCGAGGCCGACGCATACCGCGAGGAACGGGGCGACCTGCTCGCCGAACACGACTATCTGGCGCGCGTCCGGGAGGACGACACCGGCGCGACCCTGGTCCTCCACCCCGACGAGTGGGTCGAGCGCGTCGCTCCGGAGGAGCAACGAGGCGAAGGCGGTGAAACCGCCGAAGTACGCATCCGGACCGACCGCATCGAGGACACCGGCCGGGCGGTCGAGGTGTCGCTGTCCGGGCCGGGCGACCCCGACGAGTGGGAGACGGTCGAGGAGCACAACCGCGAGATCGCGGCCCGAGTACGCGAGGCCCACGGCGACGTCCACGGCGACAACGCGGCCGCGTTCGCCGACTTCATGGGCAACCACTACGCCCGGCCGGTCGAGTCGGCGACCAGCGGCGAGATAGAGGAGTTCCTCGCGGAGTACTTCCCGCGGAACGCGTGGCCGACCGAAGAACAGCGTGCGGCCGTCGAGGAGTCTATCGACCTCGTGTTCGAGGCCGTCGACGAGTAA
- a CDS encoding inorganic diphosphatase, with product MANLWEDLETGPNPPEEIYAVVECLKGERNKYEYDKDIPGVVLDRVLHSNVHYPSDYGFIPQSYYDDEDPFDVLVLVEDQTFPGCVIEARPVALMKMDDDGEQDDKVIAVPSEDPRYDGVQDVDDLTEQQKDEISEFFETYKNLEAGKETETLGWEDRQAAMDAVEHAMDLYEEKFA from the coding sequence ATGGCGAACCTCTGGGAAGATCTGGAGACCGGACCGAACCCGCCCGAGGAGATCTACGCGGTCGTGGAGTGCCTCAAAGGCGAGCGCAATAAGTACGAGTACGACAAGGACATCCCCGGCGTCGTGCTCGACCGCGTCCTCCACAGCAACGTCCACTACCCGAGCGACTACGGCTTCATCCCGCAGTCCTACTACGACGACGAGGACCCCTTCGACGTGCTGGTGCTCGTCGAGGACCAGACGTTCCCCGGCTGCGTCATCGAGGCCCGGCCGGTCGCGCTGATGAAGATGGACGACGACGGCGAGCAGGACGACAAGGTCATCGCGGTCCCCAGCGAGGACCCCCGGTACGACGGCGTCCAGGACGTCGACGACCTCACCGAGCAGCAGAAGGACGAAATCTCCGAGTTCTTCGAGACCTACAAGAACCTGGAGGCGGGCAAGGAGACCGAGACGCTGGGCTGGGAGGACCGGCAGGCCGCGATGGACGCCGTCGAGCACGCGATGGACCTCTACGAGGAGAAGTTCGCCTGA
- a CDS encoding DHH family phosphoesterase → MALGSPFGDAETVAVSAALLLSGGLVLYAAQSLTDWRRGDDDEPIDALRETVAGQNRVALVVPEGPSIDALAAAMGLQSLCSEWGVTAQLFAEGPVTGEDSKTFCNIFDLELAVVGDEGAEELTDADAAIAVGGGGAVPRLSNNPPVVAVVRHRPTAEENILTVTPTGDGATSTTVTRLLESEGAVPDQRIATALLHGVRAGTREFRRANGEHDYEAAGFLHAYADLGRIEDLRSPGMSGDTFDVISDAIANRERRASFAVTNVGAVPSVSALDEAADTMLRLEGVSTAAVFGLHEQTIVVSCRAEDVRTNAVDILDSAFGTSETTGGNTDAATARVPLGLFAKVDGDHEETLDMLIDASTRKALFEAFESS, encoded by the coding sequence ATGGCATTAGGGTCCCCGTTCGGCGACGCAGAGACGGTCGCCGTGTCCGCGGCGCTGTTGCTCTCGGGCGGACTGGTCCTCTACGCCGCCCAGTCGCTGACCGACTGGCGCCGAGGGGACGACGACGAACCGATAGACGCCCTTCGCGAGACGGTCGCCGGACAGAACCGGGTCGCGCTCGTCGTCCCCGAGGGACCGAGCATCGACGCGCTGGCGGCCGCGATGGGGCTCCAGTCGCTCTGCTCCGAGTGGGGCGTCACCGCCCAGCTGTTCGCCGAGGGTCCCGTGACGGGCGAGGACAGCAAGACGTTCTGCAACATCTTCGACCTCGAACTCGCGGTCGTCGGCGACGAGGGGGCCGAGGAGCTGACCGACGCCGACGCCGCTATCGCGGTCGGCGGCGGCGGCGCGGTCCCGCGGCTCTCGAACAACCCGCCGGTGGTCGCGGTGGTCCGCCACCGGCCGACCGCCGAGGAGAACATCCTGACGGTCACGCCGACCGGCGACGGCGCGACCTCGACGACCGTGACGCGGCTGCTGGAGTCGGAGGGCGCCGTGCCCGACCAGCGGATCGCCACCGCGCTGCTCCACGGCGTCCGGGCCGGCACCCGGGAGTTCCGCCGGGCCAACGGCGAGCACGACTACGAGGCGGCGGGCTTCCTCCACGCGTACGCCGACCTCGGCCGCATCGAGGACCTCCGGTCGCCGGGCATGAGCGGCGACACCTTCGACGTCATCAGCGATGCCATCGCCAACCGCGAGCGCCGGGCGAGCTTCGCGGTGACCAACGTCGGGGCGGTGCCCTCGGTGTCGGCGCTCGACGAGGCCGCCGACACGATGCTCCGGCTCGAAGGGGTCTCGACCGCGGCGGTGTTCGGGCTCCACGAGCAGACCATCGTCGTCTCCTGTCGGGCCGAGGACGTCCGGACCAACGCGGTCGACATCCTCGACTCGGCGTTCGGCACGAGCGAGACGACCGGCGGGAACACCGACGCCGCGACCGCCAGGGTCCCGCTGGGGCTGTTCGCGAAGGTCGACGGCGACCACGAGGAGACGCTGGACATGCTCATCGACGCCAGCACCCGGAAGGCGCTGTTCGAGGCGTTCGAGAGCTCGTAG
- a CDS encoding DUF7311 family protein, whose amino-acid sequence MLRLVLAAALAVALVAAVTPALDDARATRTERLAGRELDRVGAAAASLAREESPGARRTLDLSLPTGSPTAAPLTFVALGGLPDGESTASDAAGRDVLAFRVAGGRRHVRRVAVDLRVVRDGRISEDDRTIVLRSGGSYAVTLRLVRSDGRRIVVVSVGSSGEL is encoded by the coding sequence GTGCTCCGCCTGGTCCTCGCGGCCGCGCTCGCGGTGGCGCTGGTCGCGGCCGTCACGCCCGCGCTCGACGACGCGCGAGCGACCCGGACCGAACGCCTCGCCGGGCGCGAACTCGACCGGGTCGGGGCGGCCGCGGCGAGCCTCGCTCGCGAGGAATCGCCCGGTGCACGCCGGACGCTCGACCTGTCGCTGCCCACTGGCTCGCCGACCGCGGCCCCGCTGACGTTCGTCGCACTCGGTGGGTTACCGGACGGCGAATCGACAGCGAGCGACGCCGCCGGTCGCGACGTGTTGGCCTTCCGGGTCGCGGGTGGACGACGACACGTCCGTCGGGTCGCGGTCGACCTGCGGGTCGTCCGGGACGGGCGAATTTCGGAGGACGACCGGACCATCGTCCTCCGCAGCGGCGGGTCCTACGCGGTGACGCTCCGTCTCGTTCGCTCGGACGGGCGTCGGATCGTGGTGGTTTCGGTAGGGTCGTCTGGGGAACTGTAG
- a CDS encoding DUF7310 family coiled-coil domain-containing protein: MSDATDADTDELDRRLRAVERALTDDDRALTELRDAAELTRDLDRLADRVDDATERLDDLDAATQALRGYVGSVRAVDESVERRADAALAKAEAVEDRLADVESKVTDEKQVRAGETRADGAMPATQSPGGGGLGSGSDSKAEPAVRDRRPRSGRPCDCESRRATSRGRPGPDADADAREAGRDDSSLLDRLSASLRGLM; encoded by the coding sequence ATGTCCGACGCGACCGACGCCGACACCGACGAACTCGACCGCCGGCTCCGCGCGGTCGAGCGCGCGCTGACCGACGACGACCGCGCGCTCACGGAGCTGCGGGACGCGGCGGAACTGACCCGCGACCTCGACCGGCTCGCCGACAGAGTCGACGACGCGACCGAGCGCCTCGACGACCTCGACGCCGCCACCCAGGCGCTCCGGGGCTACGTCGGCAGCGTCCGCGCGGTCGACGAGTCGGTCGAGCGCCGGGCCGACGCCGCACTGGCGAAGGCCGAGGCGGTCGAGGATCGCCTGGCGGACGTCGAGTCGAAGGTGACGGACGAAAAGCAGGTTCGGGCGGGCGAAACGCGAGCGGACGGTGCGATGCCCGCGACGCAGTCGCCGGGCGGTGGCGGACTGGGAAGCGGTTCGGATTCCAAGGCCGAACCGGCCGTGCGCGACCGCCGACCTCGCTCCGGCCGACCGTGCGACTGCGAATCGCGCCGGGCGACTTCGCGGGGCCGACCGGGACCTGACGCCGATGCGGACGCCCGCGAAGCCGGCCGCGACGACTCGAGCCTGCTCGACCGCCTGTCGGCGTCACTTCGAGGTCTGATGTAG
- a CDS encoding PadR family transcriptional regulator, with product MSEAQTLTETSTARNLTAFQRNILTILSEEPMYGLAIKRELEDYYGEEVNHGRLYPNLDTLVEKGYVEKSELDKRTNQYELTDEGLAVVVDALQWTLGKFVNDEERAEQVRELVADNE from the coding sequence ATGTCAGAGGCACAGACACTCACAGAGACGAGTACCGCGCGTAATCTCACCGCCTTCCAGCGGAACATCCTGACCATCCTCTCGGAGGAACCGATGTACGGGCTCGCCATCAAGCGCGAGCTCGAGGACTACTACGGCGAGGAGGTCAACCACGGGCGGCTGTACCCCAACCTCGACACCCTCGTCGAGAAGGGCTACGTCGAGAAGAGCGAACTTGACAAGCGAACCAACCAGTACGAACTCACCGACGAGGGGCTCGCAGTGGTCGTCGACGCCCTCCAGTGGACCCTCGGGAAGTTCGTCAACGACGAGGAGCGCGCCGAGCAGGTCCGGGAACTCGTCGCCGACAACGAGTAA